The Candidatus Desulfofervidus auxilii genome has a segment encoding these proteins:
- the mraZ gene encoding division/cell wall cluster transcriptional repressor MraZ, with amino-acid sequence MGNRGTQKTFSGRYHHTIDAKGRLSIPSQFREVLREKYKEEKIKLTSLANSLVAYPMPEWAIIEEKVSKLPQMKPEVRRFQLLFISGAVECNLDKQGRILIPPALREHAGLKKEIVIAGMINRFEIWDKERWENEMKSLIENFEKYCEVLAELGI; translated from the coding sequence ATGGGGAATAGAGGGACACAAAAGACATTCAGTGGTAGGTATCATCATACAATAGATGCTAAAGGGCGTTTAAGTATTCCAAGTCAATTTCGTGAAGTACTGCGTGAAAAATATAAAGAAGAAAAAATAAAGCTTACTAGTTTAGCTAATTCATTAGTAGCTTATCCAATGCCTGAATGGGCAATCATAGAGGAAAAAGTAAGCAAGCTTCCTCAAATGAAACCTGAAGTGAGAAGATTTCAACTTTTATTTATTTCTGGGGCAGTTGAGTGTAATCTTGATAAACAAGGACGTATTCTTATACCACCTGCTCTTCGTGAACATGCAGGATTAAAAAAGGAAATAGTAATAGCTGGGATGATAAATCGGTTTGAAATTTGGGATAAAGAACGCTGGGAAAATGAGATGAAGAGTCTTATTGAAAACTTTGAAAAATATTGTGAAGTATTAGCAGAGTTAGGTATCTAA